The Gadus chalcogrammus isolate NIFS_2021 chromosome 16, NIFS_Gcha_1.0, whole genome shotgun sequence DNA window CGGTGATCTGCGTTCCAGCAGAGCCAGCGCTGCTGAACTTCTGTGTGAGCTGGCGAATGGAcggggaaagagaggagagaggagtggaggagcctCGGTCTGCGGTGGGGAGGCCGGCGTTGGTCGCAGTGATTTTGGAAACTTTTCTTGAAACGCCAACATTACGCGTCGCCAAGGGTTCCACTTTCTCAGCCGTGCATTGCtccgtagtagtagtagtggtagcgGTGGTGGACAAAGGGGGAAGGGCGACGCCACAAGCATCCAAATCCTTTGATTTAACTTGCCTATCGttacggctgctgctgctgttggcacTCCAAGACTCCAACTTTTTGAACGAGACACTACGACACACGGCCGCGTTTTTCTTGCCGTCTTCTCTTTTTGCCATTGTTCATTTCGTTCCTGGTGATTAAATCCACATTCTTGTTTCATTGATGAGTCGAGTCAAGTTGACTACGGTCCATTCCACCGCATAAAGCCGTACAAAACAGAGTTGTCCCTTCAATAATTGGATTATTGGAACGAGGCCAgccaagagagagagctgtTTTAAAGTTAAAGAGCAaagttaaatattaaatatgggGTCAAAAACTTACACGCTTTTGGTCCCAAAATGCATCCAAGCACGAGGAAGAAAGGACTCGAAGTTTATCCAAACTGTCCCCGGTCCAACCTGTGCACAAGCAACTCTTTCATTGTTTACTCCCTCCATGTTCAAATCGTTGTCCCATTGCAAAGTCCACAGGCCCGGGGGCGCCAGGTATCCTTTACTGTAGTGCTCGAATGGTACTGAACTCCTTATTTTGACATTATTTGGTTTTCCGTGACTTAATGTTTTTGCATGCTAATGCATGAGATAGGGCAGGGGTGGGCGGGACTAGGGTTGCAGGGGCTGTCATAGCCCCCTTGGGGATAGAGAGGAAAAGCATTTCTTTTTGATGGGCGAAGTCAGATACTGTGTGTGGACAAACCAAAAATAATTATAGCCCCAGGGCCCAAGGAAGTCTCACAGACAGCAAGGCCCTTTATTTGAGAAGAGCAGAGGTTCGTGCAGGCCTGTTTGTTCATCTATTTCGATAGTGTTCTGCAACGGTGGCTCGTATAGGGAAACACATGTGTCGGTATGTAAAAGTATGCAAGTGTTTCTTTGTGGCCCTCTAGCTGATTCGTTGTTTATCTTCTGTCAGAGCAAGAAATAGTTGACAGCAGCGTACTACAGGGGGTGCTCAAAGTACATGACAGACAAGTAAATGTGTCTGTGCTCTATTCTAATGTGACTGTATTATAATCATTATAATGGTACATAACCTAATAAACTATAGGCTATAGTTTAGTGTCTACATCATATGCCTAATTGCCATAGCCCTTCTAGCAATGATGTCCCACATAGTATAACCTCTTCATCACTAGGCCTATTTCtgtttcttctgaaaaatgacCTATCCAAAGTGAATAGAGTATATCTCCCCAATCTAATAGTGGCACCAAAAGAAAGATAATACCTGtgagattgttgtgcaagtgaatcATTCAACTTGGATACTACTTGGTTAAAGCGAATAAAGCTAGAATACAGCATAAGTGAAACTTTAGATGACAGTAGAATTTTGAGAACCCATTGTACACTTGTGACACTTGACCCATCTAACGGTGGCTATGGTCTATATTAATCCTATCCAAGAATGCACTTCTCACTAAGATGCAAGGATGGCTATATAGAGTATAGCCATGGCTCGAGAGTTGCAGTAATGCAAAATCCTAAATAAAACGTAAGTATACATAGGCTTTTCGTTTTGCCTTGACTCGCATTAGAAACACTCTAGCCCTTTCAAACACATCAATGTTGCCCCATAATGATAATTAATTTCAGGATTAATTTCTCAACAATGACACATTGGGATGTGAGGTCACAATTTACAAGCCCTATACACATTATTGTAACTAACCAGTGACATGTAAGTCACTTAAAGTCTGTACATTTAGTATGCATTTTCTTTAATGAAATTAAGGGACACAGAGAACATGAATTCTGGCATCTATTTAAATctacataaaaaaacatacatttaggATATTACAACTACTCATTAGTTATGTACAAATCAAACTAGAACCTAAAAAATATGTTgtcattatattttattctgaatcgttacaaaaaaaatataatatctCAAAAGAATAATACTTTTATATAGAAACTCTAAATGGTGCTGGAATGgtgcacacgcaagcacacacccacacacacacacacacacacacacacacacacacacacacacacacacacacacacacacacacacacacacacacacacacacacacacacacagtctttcaATCTGACAGCATTCTTAATCAGTGTAATGCATTCGAGGAATCCCACACATTCACAgtatttatgaaataaatatattttaaatattctgAGATCTATAGCTTGCTATTCAATCATGCCTTATAATGGAAGCTGCCCGACTGTATAAGGTATATTATTTTGGTTTAGTAAACATGcggttatatttataaatatatatatttataagcaGTAGATACATCTTTTGGCATGTTATTTTGGATCTATGGGTGAACCATCCTGTTTTAGTGATGCCATAACTTGTCTTATGGTTAGTTCAGTTCCTGATCCAAgagatatttattatttaactgaCACTTGTATCCAAAGTTACATGCAGTGTTTAATTTTTTAGATGCATACCATTTTTGATAGACTTTGGATATTGGGGTTTGAAGAACCTTTGCATGTGAGCTATAGTCATTGGCTGAAGCCATAAAACATAATCCCTACTTTCATATTTATTAACTTTGCATCTCATGCAAGATAATATAAAACAGTACAACTTTTTTATTCTCTTAGGCTCGGGTGCATTTTTCTACAAGCATGGAATTTGACTGCAGCATTGTCATTGATTGTGAGAACCAGAATATATCTCATATGCAAGGTTGGAAAACGTGTTCATATCGAAACCTCATGGTTTATAACCTAAAAATCTCTTTCAAAAGCGCAGTGCGTCTCTCCATTCTGTCAGTATgaacaacatgcacacaaacacagtcaagGAAACTTCTGTTTCATGGGAaggtctctctcacacacacacacacacacacacacacacacacacacacacacacacacacacacacacacacacacacacacacacacacacacacacacacacacacacacacacacacacacacacacacacacacaggaagaggaaaACCACAGAGGTCAGCCTAAACTCAAACCCCCATCTCCTTCCCTTCTAAGCAGTCTAGATTTCattcacatattcacacacgTTTTTTGTTCACATTAAAATCAAGGGATGCATCCGACTGCATCAGACAAAAACAAGTCAGGTTGGTATCAATTCAACTCAACCATGACCACCAGAGGCTTCCAATTTAGAAATAGCGGGTCAGGTATGTAGTTGTACTACAGCGCCAAGGAACAAATACGCCCTCTGGTGGTCAGAACACGGAAGTGGCAGTCCATGCCTGCATCTAACTTTTATACATATATTGATCATTTAAATCTCCCTTCTTATATCATCTTGGTGTTCAGATCTTCCATATATTTCCCCCTAGCCCTGGCAGAATACCAGCCATACGCAGAACTCCATACCACCTGGGTCACGGCGTGGTTGAAGGAGCGGTGCCAAACTGTCCCTGGTTCTGGGATCGGACGGCACTGGACACAGTCACACGCTGGTGCCCTTGTCCTTGAGCATGGTGACCCTGCGCAGCAGCCGGCGGGTGCTCTGGCGGTAGCGCGGCTGGGTGAAGTAGAAGAGGATGGGGTCCAGCACGCTGTTCATGCTGGCGAAGGGCCGCGTGCACTTGTACACCACGGAGAAGAGGTTGCGCGTGGCGCAGGGCACGCCGGGCAGCGTGCGCACCAGCAGGTACAGTGTCTTGGTGAGGTGGAAGGGCAGGAAGCTGACGgcgaacaccaccaccaccaccacgatcATGCGCACCGCCTTGTCCCGCTTCTCGCTCGCCGCCGCCGAGCCCGACACGCCCTGGTAGGCGGCGGGCCGGCAGAGGAGCAGGGCCATGCGGCAGTAGCACGCCGTCACGGCCAGGAAGGGCAGCACAAAGCCCAGGCAGGTGAGCGCCATGCCGTAGGGGTAGTAGTCGAGGGAGCGGTCGGGCCGGCTCATGTCGTAGCACACGGTGCGGTTCCTCTGGGTGCCCGTGGCGGCGAAGTGGAAGGTGGGGGCGCAGAGGATGGCCACCACCAGCCACACCCCGAAGCAGACGATCCAGGCCAGCCGCCGGCCGCCCTCCTTGTGCCAGCTGGCCAGGGGGTGGCAGATGCCCACGTACCTCTGCAGGCTGATGCAGGTGAGGAAGAAGATGCTCCCGTGCATGTTGCTACGGAGGACCGAAAGGTGGAAGCAAGTTAGTACATATGGTTCTCTGCTCAATGAATTACGTAACACAATGGATGAACAACACTGTCTTAAAATGTATGAGCGTGTCTTAATAAACCTGACCCCGGTCATTAAGCAATAACGTAGAACAAGCCATAGTTAGAACACACTACAGCGGTTGTGATAATCAAGCATCATGTGTGTAAACAAACAGGCTGAAAAAAGACTAGGGCAGGGAAAGTTAGATCGAGGAAGTACTTCAAAGTATTGAGGGTTTGGTTGATGCTTTTGCTTTGTGACTCAGCCTGGTGTGTAATCATGCTAATCATAAGACATCAAGTATTAATACTAACAACACTAGCACATACATCATGCTAAAAATGAGAATCGCCTTCCACCACCAAGTATGTACATTAAGAGCTCATAGGAaagatgaataaaaaaagaaatatcagGATGTTGACCTT harbors:
- the LOC130406060 gene encoding P2Y purinoceptor 3; translated protein: MPTTTHLSTESSFLGLLPFSSFYLGLELEPTVSSALEGLASVDSNVSRPSSPRCTYKEDFKRILLPAVYSLVFLIGLPLNSAVILKIWRLRPNLSRNNIYMLNLAMADFLYVMSLPLLIYNYASHDYWPFGELACKMVRFQFYSNMHGSIFFLTCISLQRYVGICHPLASWHKEGGRRLAWIVCFGVWLVVAILCAPTFHFAATGTQRNRTVCYDMSRPDRSLDYYPYGMALTCLGFVLPFLAVTACYCRMALLLCRPAAYQGVSGSAAASEKRDKAVRMIVVVVVVFAVSFLPFHLTKTLYLLVRTLPGVPCATRNLFSVVYKCTRPFASMNSVLDPILFYFTQPRYRQSTRRLLRRVTMLKDKGTSV